A genomic stretch from Ficedula albicollis isolate OC2 chromosome 4A, FicAlb1.5, whole genome shotgun sequence includes:
- the PRPS1 gene encoding ribose-phosphate pyrophosphokinase 1: protein MPNIKIFSGSSHQDLSQKIADRLGLELGKVVTKKFSNQETCVEIGESVRGEDVYIVQSGCGEINDNLMELLIMINACKIASASRVTAVIPCFPYARQDKKDKSRAPISAKLVANMLSVAGADHIITMDLHASQIQGFFDIPVDNLYAEPAVLKWIKENIPEWKNCTIVSPDAGGAKRVTSIADRLNVDFALIHKERKKANEVDRMVLVGDVKDRVAILVDDMADTCGTICHAADKLVSAGATKVYAILTHGIFSGPAISRINNACFEAVVVTNTIPQEDKMKQCPKIQVIDISMILAEAIRRTHNGESVSYLFSHVPL, encoded by the exons ATGCCCAACATCAAGATCTTCAGCGGGAGCTCGCACCAGGACCTGTCCCAGAAGATCGCCGACCGCCTGGgcctggagctgggcaaggTGGTCACCAAGAAGTTCAGCAACCAGGAGACATG TGTGGAAATAGGCGAGAGTGTTCGTGGGGAGGACGTCTACATTGTGCAGAGTGGCTGTGGGGAAATCAATGACAATCTGATGGAGCTCCTCATCATGATAAATGCCTGTAAGATTGCCTCAGCCAGCAGAGTCACAGCTGTCATCCCCTGCTTCCCTTACGCCCGGCAGGACAAAAAGGACAAG AGTCGAGCTCCAATCTCTGCCAAGTTGGTTGCAAACATGCTGTCTGTGGCAGGTGCAGATCATATAATCACCATGGACCTGCATGCATCTCAGATTCAG ggtttttttgatATCCCTGTTGATAATTTATATGCTGAGCCTGCTGTACTGAAATGGATCAAAGAGAATATTCCAGAGTGGAAGAACTGCACCATTGTTTCACCAGATGCTGGTGGAGCCAAGAG AGTGACCTCCATTGCAGACCGGTTGAACGTGGACTTTGCCCTCATTCACAAGGAGCGCAAGAAGGCCAACGAGGTGGATCGCATGGTGCTGGTGGGGGACGTCAAGGACAGGGTGGCCATCCTGGTCGATGACATGGCAGACACGTGTGGCACCATCTGCCACGCTGCAGACAA GCTTGTGTCAGCTGGAGCCACCAAAGTTTATGCCATCTTAACTCATGGGATCTTTTCTGGGCCAGCAATTTCTCGGATCAACAATGCCTGTTTTGAGGCAGTTGTAGTCACAAACACAATACCCCAGGAGGACAAGATGAAACAGTGCCCTAAAATCCAG gTGATTGACATCTCAATGATCCTTGCGGAGGCCATCAGGAGGACTCATAATGGGGAATCTGTTTCCTACCTATTCAGCCATGTCCCTTTATAA